The Geothrix sp. DNA segment CCGCAGCTCCCCGGGGAAGGGCATCACGACTGGAGCATCCTGTGGATGGTGGTCACCACGTCACCCACGGTGCGCACGTCCTTGAACTCCTGGGCCTTCACGCGGCGGCCCGTGAAGTCCTGGAGCTGGATGGCCAGCTCGACGGCGTCGATGCTGTCCAGGTCGAGGTCCTTGAAGAGGTGGGAATCCAGCGTGATCTTCTCCGGATCCAGGCGGAACGAATCCGCGAGGACTTCCTTCAGTTTGTTGAAGATGTCCTGCTCGGTCATGGTCATGGAGGCGGCTCCGGAATCGCTCATGGGGACACCTGGCGGTGGGTTGCGACGAAGGCGGCCAGGGTGGCCGGGGTGCGGAAATGGTGGGCGAAGCCCGAGGTCTTCTCGCCATCCAGCTGGAGGCCATAGGCCTTCTTCAGGGCGATGCCCAGCTCGAAGGCGTCGATGGAATCCAGGCCCAGGCCCCCCGCGAACAGGGGCTGGTCATCGCCGATGTCCTCGGGCGTGGTGTCCTCGAGGTCAAGGGTCCTGACGATGAACCGCTTCATGTCGAGCGGCGTGATGTCCTGCAACATGGATCTCCTGGTTGAACCGGTCCTCGAGCCAAGCCGTCACCTTGCGGGCGGCCTGGGACGGTGGGAGGTCGGTGAGGCCAGGCCAGGGCAGGTCAAGGGGCGCGATGGCGCGGAAGCTATAATCGCATGGATCGTGGGGCATCTCGTACCATCGGTGACCTTTGGCCAGGAGGGGCGGTTCGCAGGCGACCAGGATGGGCAAAATCGGCGCGCGGGACTGCAGGGCCAGGTGGGCGGCCCCCCGGTGGAAGGCGTAGGGCTCTCCAGGCAGGGTGCGGGTTCCCTCCGGGAAGAGGAGGATGGTCTCGCCCCGGGCCAGGGCCCTGGCACCCTCCTCGATGACCATGGTGGGGTCCAGGGCCGGGATGTAGCCCGCGGCCTTGACCACCCAGCCGAAGAGGAGGTTGTTCCAGATGCCGGCCTTCACCACGCAGGTGAGCTGGTCGATGAGCGACAGGAGGATCACCACGTCCAGGTAGCCCGGGTGCGTGGCGAGGATGAGCACGCCGTCAAGGTCCTTCCGGG contains these protein-coding regions:
- a CDS encoding lysophospholipid acyltransferase family protein; its protein translation is MKRFLKVIASGIGFSSLGVFGVLFSLLGLPVLHLLPGGLETLHRRTRWFVFRYFRALAAFLEWAGIFDLRTESMPPRKDLDGVLILATHPGYLDVVILLSLIDQLTCVVKAGIWNNLLFGWVVKAAGYIPALDPTMVIEEGARALARGETILLFPEGTRTLPGEPYAFHRGAAHLALQSRAPILPILVACEPPLLAKGHRWYEMPHDPCDYSFRAIAPLDLPWPGLTDLPPSQAARKVTAWLEDRFNQEIHVAGHHAARHEAVHRQDP
- a CDS encoding acyl carrier protein, with protein sequence MTEQDIFNKLKEVLADSFRLDPEKITLDSHLFKDLDLDSIDAVELAIQLQDFTGRRVKAQEFKDVRTVGDVVTTIHRMLQS
- a CDS encoding phosphopantetheine-binding protein; the protein is MLQDITPLDMKRFIVRTLDLEDTTPEDIGDDQPLFAGGLGLDSIDAFELGIALKKAYGLQLDGEKTSGFAHHFRTPATLAAFVATHRQVSP